The DNA sequence TTGAGCTAAGGGGGACCCTGTTTGAAGTAGGGAAACATAGTGTAAGAAGGAATTGTAAGAAGGATGGTTTCTGTTTCTGAACAGAAGGTAAATAAAGTGTTCTTTAATTTAAATTAATCAAATACATTATTCATTATTCtgacatgttttcaaaataaGAAAAAGGGTAACTAGGAGTGCTGAAGTCTCTTGCTTGTTCACTATCCTTGAAACTACTGCTTGGAGGGCTGAAATGCAACAGTATCACTTGATTTTTGCATTATTCTATAATTAGCCACTCCCTTGATTGTCAAGTGGGCCTGATTTACGTGTTTTGATATCCTGTAGTCTACGTCAAAAAATACCAAGATGCTACATGAACACAAATGCAGTCCACTGTCTATATATTGAAACACTGCCTCATAATTAATAATCTGTGTTCACATAGACTCAAGTAGGTGAAAGTCCAAGAAATAGGGTCATTGGTGACTTACAATTTTGAATATCCTAAGTTGTTCAGGTTTAATCAAAATGAAGGGGCAATATGTCTTAATGCGGTCCTTCCTGTCTACATCTCTCTATCGCATCAGGATGAGCAGGAATTTTGGTAGTCTCTAGCCAGTTTTGTTTTGTGTGGTTCAGGACAGAGAAACGAAATAATGTGAGAAAGGAGGATGCAGTTTTGGTAGGGCAGTTAATTTaactaggagcccccgatggcgtagtgggttaaagccttgtgacttgaaagttgggttgctgatctgaaggctaccaggttcgaatccaacgcGGGGAaaccacggatgagctccctctatcagctccagttccatgcggggacatgagagaagcctcccacaaggatggtaaaaacatcaaaacatctgggcgtcgcctgggcaacgtccttgcagatggcaagttctctcacaccagaatcatagaatcctagaataatagagttggaagagacctcatgggccatccagtccaatcccctgccgagaagcaggaaatcacattcaaagcacccccgacagatggccatccaactagaagcggcttgcagtttctcaggttgctcctgaacCGAAAAAAGTTAATTTAACTGTTTTCTCTTTGAGCAGTATTGATGCAACATACATGGGCATCTGTCACGAACCTGAAATACGGAAGGCTATCTGCTATTCCAGTTCCGAACTGGTTGAAGATACTTATTCTCTATTTGAATAACTGAATAGCAAAGCTTACGGCATTGCTTGCCATCTTACTTCTATGCAGTCACTTAAAAACCTAATCACACCATCATTATAACTGATAGTTAAGTACAAACTTGTTCAGAAAAAATGGATGATGTGACACGTTGTGAGCAACACTCTCCTCCGTGTTTTCTGCAGACACAGTCACTTTTTGACAGCATAGGGAGCAGAGTGTATGATTCATTAGGGCAGTTATTGTGTTTAATGAGGCTACTGGCTGTCATGTAacctggtttgaatgttggattaaaaagaaaatatctcaCCCACTGATCTTGTTATGTATGTTTACTGCAAATTCCTTAGGGAACTTAAGTATCAGGAAAGTTTTATACAGTTTTCGTGTAGTTCAAGTGTCAGCCTCACAATCAGAAATCTAAAGCTGGATATTCGTAACTCCATGTTATTTCTAGCCCAACCCAGGTATTGAATAGCCAGAAAAGAAGGCAAGTTGCACATGAAATAGAAAGGGTGGTGGCTTCTCTTATTTGGACGCACaagttattgttattgtattgttgttgataccctgcttttctcttaATTGAGACTAGGACATTATATAGTTAGGACAGTGCAACTTAAAGTGGTGAATATCATGAATTGATATTGGTCTGTGAGCCATCAACTGCTGGTCCATGGAGAGTTCTGGGAAAGAAACTGTagattgttgccagttagaacaGATGTGGTGCTGGTCCCTGGCAGTTTTGATGTTATAGTATTGATCCTTTACATGAAAAAGTTCAAGAAGTACTGTGTTAAAAGATATTAATAGAATCCTGAAAAATCAAGGTGTTACTTTAGCACATAATTGTACAACTACTAACAAAGTGAttagcaaaatacagtagagtctcacttatccaagctaaacgggctggcagaagcttggataagcgaataacttggataataaggagggattaaggaaaagcctattaaacatcaaattaggttatgattttacaaattaagcaccaaaacttcatgttatacaacaaatttgacagaaaaagtagttcaataagcagtaatgttacgttgtaattactgtatttacgaatttagcaccaaaatctcacgatatattgaaaacattgactacaaaaatggcttggattatccagaggcttggataagcgaggcttggattagtgagactctactgtacaaacagtttaaaaacaagtttttaaaaagtcaaacaaATGTTTGAGAACTCTTGTGCTAAGATTTGTCTTGGGTTACTGCTCTTTGTCATGTTTGTTGCATTTGTAACGTTTTGCTGAGGTGTAGCAAGACCATCCAAATTTATTACCAAAACGGCCCTTTGAAAAATCTTAACACTGAGAGAAAATGGATATACAAGACCTATTGAGTTGTGTAAGGCTTGCTTTAGTAATGTCAGAGTATGGCTTTGAGTCCAGGTTAAGACTTCTAGCTATATTGCCTTAGCTCTCAAATATTTAAGGGAAACAATTGAAGGAATATTAAagactggagaacaagccctatgaggagcagcttaaagagttgggtatgtttagcctgcagaagagaaggctgagaggagacatgatagccatgtacaaatatgtgaggggaagtcatagggaggagggagcaaccttgttttctgctgccctgcagactaggatgcggaacaatggcttcaaactataggaagggagattccacctgtacatcaggaagaacttcctcactatgagaactgttcggcagtggaactctctcccccagacagtggtggaggctccttctttggaggcttttaagcagaggctggatggccatctgtcgggggtgctttgaatgagattttcctgcttcttgcagggggttggactggatggcccgtgaggtctcttccaactctacgattctatgattctatgactgcagTTAAGATACTATCCCTCCAAACATATTTGGCACGTTGATGAGGCAAAAACACAAGTGTCAATTTTCAGAGGTTTTCTTTTGATTAACAGCTGCTCATTGATCATGATGAACATCCATTTAGATGTCAAATGTCAAATAGGGTGATTCTTTCTCTGTTTGTGGCATTCACATATACAGCTACCTCAAAGCAATAACCAGTGAGGCCTTGTTTTACCTAGATGTATTGTTTCTTATTTGAGACTTTTCTTAGTACTGGCCTGAATGTTATTGGGAAAGGTGCATGTCGTTGTTTCCCTTGGGCATTATGTTTGAATGCTCgacatgttttgttttattcctaTAATTATCCTGTTATATAGAAAATAAGCACAGTGTGGAACAGATACTCATATGTCACATATATCTGTGGACAGGATGTGCTTTTATTTTGTGATCTGCATTTGGATGGAAGAAATGGCAATTCAAATCCATCCACAGTTGTATTTCCCTTGTAGTTGTATAGCTTTATGGGCTTTTTCTGAATGTTGACCTTTTCCCCTGTCATTCTATTTAAACTGAGCCATATGCCAAGATCTAATAAGTTCAGGAGTAAGTAAACATGAAACAGTGCCGTTGAGACATATGTGTCAGGAATGCTTCAAGCACCAGTCAGCTTTTTATGCCTTCTACCATAGACCTTCCTCTTTCTTTGTTGAATCATAGTTCCCTTTGGGCATGCTGTGTAGCAATATTATCAGAAACTTCTTTTATAACTGAGAAGCAGGGCAAAGAAAAGGTATGTCCCTATAGGCACCATTGGATGAATCCTGATAAGCAAGCCCTACACCttggaaatgggaaatgggaaaaaGGCACAAAGCTTTTATCAAGCAAATCACATCCAGTCTCACTGTTGCTTAAGACTTATCTCTCCTAGCCCCTATGCTCAACCCCTGACATCAGATTCCTTTGGTGAATGCTGCTGGCCACAGTTCAGTGCCCAGTCTTGGGAATATatactttcttctttcttaagCATCAGTATCCTCCTCCTTCTCGTGTTGGCTTTTACTATAACAAGAAATCCAATGCCAACAATTGTTTGAAGATAAGACAATTTTCAGAGGAGTGAGAAGCAGGCAGTTTTGCCTGTCTTGAGACTGGCTCCCAAAGCATGTTTTGTAAAGGGTCAGCATTATGTATGAGCAGGTTTCATTCCTCAATCTTTGACAACTTCCCCCAATTGTTTCTGTTCTCTCTAGTGAAAATTACATTTGTTGCATATACAGGAttaatatcccttatctggaaatctggaatattccagaatccaaaaGTAGTCCACATTGGTAGCAGAGCttgtgatacctttgctttctgatgcctCAGTGTATCCAAGTTGTTGTTTATGCACAACATTATTCAAAAATACTCTGTATAAAATTGCCATAGCTTTAGGCTGTAAGGTGTATCGTGTATATATGAAACGTAAACTGAACGTTGGATTTAGATTGGgtccaaatattccaaaatccaaaacacttctggttccaagcattttagataaggggaTGCTCAGCATGTATCAGCCTTAATCCAGATACATCTtaacacatatgcacacattgACTCATAAAGCCGAGACAGTTCTATCTTTTTCCATCTGTATcctttttaattacagtagagtctcacttatccaagcctcgcttatccaagtttctggattatccaagccatttttgtggtcaatgtttttaatatatcgtgatattttggtgctaaattcataaatacagtaattacaacataacattactgcgtattcaactactttttctgtcaaatttcttgtataacatgatgttttggtgcttaatttgtaaaatcataacctaatttgatgtttaataggcttttccttaatccctccttattatccaagatattcgcttatccaagcttctgcctgcccatttagcttggataagtgagactctactgtattattatgcaCCATAGTTGCACTTTGTGATTCCTACTTGTTGGTTTAGAAAGATGACAGCTGCATTTTGGATTCACTATTATTTCTCAGAATTAGTGTCCTTATGTACCAGTGGATGGATTGCATTTATTTGAGTATCCTATTCAGGTACCATATAATACGCCTCGTTCTAGGGATATAAATATTTGCTTATGTCATTTCTGTCTGCAAATACAAATAATTTCAGTAATTTTCTTCCCACTTTGGGAGAAGTCATTTTTCACTGTTTTCTAGCACTATTTATACTTTGGAACTAGATTAGGAAGAACTAATTTCtgcaaaaatacatatttttggtACAAAACTCATGAGGGAGCAACATTTTATTCTGGGCAAAGTATTGCTCAGAAAATGCAAGCCATAAAACTACACATGGTTTATTTGTGCTGTATTGTTTGTTTACATTAATTTAATGGAATTTATATGCATGCCTGATTCTTGCACAGCAGAACTACATGCACTTTCTCTGTGTATACGTGCTGTACAAAATCCAGTATTTTTATAGGAATTTGCTGCACAGGAAAACCACACATACATGTGTCCAAATGTATTATTCTCAATTAAGTCTAAAAGTGTGTGGTTTTATTGCTGGTCTCTTTTTCTTGTTCAGATATGAGCAACAATACACCCTAATTTCATGTAGAAGGGGAATATTAATGATTGTTTTTCAAATCTCTAGGACTGTCatcataaatatgtgaaatgcaTTAGTATTAATATTGGGGTGGGGCAGCAGCTGTGATCAGATAATGCCTGAAACGTGTAAGATTGATCTTTAAATGAAAACCAAATTTAAGAACAGGCATAGCATAGTGGTTAAGAGACTTGGCCAGCAAATGGAAACCAATTTGTGGGTCTTTCTTTTTGGTTACAAacttaaaaaataacttttaggaaggttttttttttctccttctcagcACACAATTTCCTGCATATAGTAATAATACCTTACTGAATTGTTAAGTATTGCAACATTACACATATGTAGCACTTTGAATGGCCATTTAACAATGGCCATTTTAGGagccaatgttttttgtagtaCTGAGACCCTAAATATAGTTTCACCACCTGTGAAAACTATCTAGACATCATTGTTGCTATGTGCTATATCCTGTTATACACTTTTGGTtcaaagaattaaaataaaaaaaattaaaattaaaatgcaaagccTGCTTGTTCTTATTCAGAATCTGTTTTATATCAAAGTATTGCAATCATGATCTATTTGGAACAGTTTCCAGAAGATAAGCAACTTTAATCTGTTGCACAAAAATTAACCAAGTGTCTTGTGGGACCTTAATGGCTTTAAAATTTATTAGGACATAAACTTCCATGGACTGGATTCCACCTCACTAAATGCATGGAACATTGTACCTGCCAAATGAGGATAAGAAGAGATTCTGAgataaagaggaggaggaggaggaggaagaggcgtggGACGGAGCTTCAGGGACTTTTCCGGCTAGACTTTCCCCTATTCTCCCCTGATCCCCACTCCATAGCTCTCTACCTCCAGTTGCCCTGTGAAAGGATTTTCTTCAAAGAAAACCCTTGTTTAAAGAATgaaaatgtcatgtttagacttctGTTTTGTCCCAGCAGTTATATGAAACAATTGGAAGAGCAAGACATCATTAATTGTATTGTAAACCATGCTGTCTTTGCAACAGAaatcgttttttaaaaataatattgacTTCTTGAAGGGCTTCTTGAACCTTGGCTTCTGCTTCATAGCCTACTGGGCTTAATTATGATCTCTACAAATGCCCTCTCCCTGGATAAAGTTTTGATTATGCTGCATTAAGTCTAGCTCTTAGTGCTTTGCCCTGAtcaaatattttttgaaagaCAAGGAACTGTTACATATAAATGTGGTATATATCTTTTCTTACTGGGCCCCACCTACTCCTGTATTAAGATATGCCACATATGATATAGTATATATGTTGATATTGACGAGACCCTTTTGTCACAATAATGGGCTAGATGGCTTTTTAGTCTCTTCCAGTCCTCCACTTCTGTGACTGAAAATACGATTCTCTCAGTTGTAAAGGATGCAAACTCATCTGCAATGATGGTTAAAATCAAGTAGACATCACAATTTATCTTCATTAATTCCACTGAGTTGTAGAATTTTGTATGCTCTGCATTTAAATTAACTAATACAACCCCAAACTTAATTTCCATCTGAAAACCAGAGTACATTTAGCCACAAAAACATATTAACCTTTTAAGTAAGACACAGAAGAAAAATAGATGCAAATAGCTTCAGTATTTCCTCTTATTTTTTATCATGTTCACTAAGTATcttgtaaaaaaattaaatttaggcACAAAGCACTCAGAGAAGAATGTTACAGTTTACATACCATTAGCTCATATTTATTCATTAGCAGCGGTTCTCTGTGATATACAGAGCTGATGAAATCATTTTACGATGTCTTGAAGTTTAATGAAATTCACAGGCTGCATGCTTATGACCTTTTGTTTTGTCTATTGAGAGAAGTAATTACTTGATAAAATGAAGTGCATCACTGTGAACAATTGACCCTTTGGTACAATCCAGACTGGTCAGCAACCTAAATCCACACCTCAGTGCCATCATGATAGCTTCAAATTTAAGAGTTTCCAGGGTACAAACGAAAGTATTATCTTCCTTCAAAACAAGCCGAGTTCCATTTTCTGACTTTATGAAGTATTTAAACTGAATAATGTTGGAAGAGATTGAAAACTCTTCTGGGAAGCCATCCAGCCTGCTTTTGGACACCAAAACAATGCGAGATTTTATTTTTGATATGAAATCAGGAGCATTGCAAAAAATCCGAAGGCCCTGTGAACGGTCGTGGCTGTCAGTTATTTCTAGGAAGGTAGTCTCTCTGGATGCAGGCTGCTCCTTCTCCCACCTTGATTTCACGGCATCAGCCAATATTTTGAGCTGAAAGAATCCAGCCTCTTGTGCCAGAAGTTGATTTTCTTTAAATCCCTCTGGTAGAAGCAGTTCTCCATTCCGTAAGAAGTTCAGAACGTGCCTAAAGAGCAGACCATCCCTGTCTATGAAATAATGGCCCTCTGCGTCAGACGGACATAGAATTTTCCCATTTACAACTCTTTCCAAATAAGAGTCTGGGTACTTGCATAGTGTATGCTTTTGCGTAACATACAAATATCCACCAACATTGAGAGTAATTGGAGACATTTTACAATTCTTGCCTTGGTCGGTGCTTTCGGAGTCGCTGCCTTTTTTGTCGTCCTCCGTTTCACGCCTGTTTGTTTGGTGTTCCATTCTCAGGAATGCCTTTCTCGCCTTTCTCTTCTTTGGCTTTGTGTAGAGATTTCTTCTTAAAGCGCTGTTATTCAGCTCCAGAATAATGATCGAATGGGAGTGCTCTGAGTGTTGCATGAGCTTGTCAGCACAGTTTTGCAGTAGGTGGCGTAGAAGCGATGTATGCAGTGTGGTATTGGGAGCATGACTGTAAGGCACACATTTGCATTTAACTGTATAAGGACAAGAGGATGGCTGGTGATGAAGTGGTTCTGGTTATTTTTCCATTAAGCCCCAGGAGTTTAAATTACGATGGGATCCTTTTGTTTTATGGAGAAAAGGATGTCTGGACTTTAATATTTaaatgcattcattttaaaattatgagATGTCTGGAAAATCAATCTCTTTATCTTAATTgggaatacatttttttttacagattatGGACAATAATGCACTGAAACTTAACTTATTTAGCCATTTTCAAAAGTCTTCATCATGTTGAGATTTTGCATCTTTTGTATAAAGACAATAAATGCTGTATTTCCGGATAGATATAATACATTTATATGGTAAAATCATGAACATGATAGCAACCCAGTCTAGCTGTATATATTTTTCGAAGAACTCTTGCAAAGgaatgacttattattattattctaattttaATTTATACATAAATGTTTCAttggtacatttatttttatgtaaaaGGTGCTGCTGTTTCTGTGTGAAAGATACCTGACAGATCTGTAACAAATCTCTGGGTATCACATAATATTACAGCTTAGCAACACTTCAGTTATGGAGACAAAATATTGCAAGATGCCATTTAAAGGGTAGCTTCTTTTCCTTTCATAGGAGCTATGGCTTTAAGGCTCAGTTTTAAATCATTAAAATGGGTTCTGcctttttgtaaatatttgtaGTCATGtagaaaacaaaaagaactgTGCAAATGTGGATGACTAGTTCCTTAGAGAGGATGTTAGATTCAGAAGGGTCTGCAGCTTTGCGTTCTACAGCAAGAACAGGAATTAACACTCAATTTTCTCTACACAGAGCCTTTTAAAGGAACATTTCCGGCATTATGTTCCAGCATTGGGGAATCATTCTGTAAGATAGATAGATTGGGGTGTGATTGCTTTCTTTGTATCATGCATACAGTATTCACACAATTGATTTGCAACTGGTGTCAGCTTCACCCTCACACACTAGCATTGCTGCTCTTTTTATGTGTTTACAGGTGCATGTATGTCTGCGCCTGGCATCTTCCCGTatataagaaggaaaaaaatacctGTAAACAAGACTGAGAGAAAGCATTGTGGGAAGGGATGCAATGCTGGCCAGGATATGAGTGATGCAATCTTGGCAGGAAACACTCATACAGTCGTTTTGGGGTTCAAGACCTTCAGTCATATACGGCACATTTCCAAAACACTTTAGCGATGCtgatttcttttaattttgttcAGAAAAAGATGCAGAccactgtatattgttttaatatttgagcTTGAAGTTGATGACCCGAAGCACAGTTCTAAAAGCTACAAATGACATATCCATTCTAGTATTTTTCTAGTACCTAGATATGGCACAGTGTAGGGAGTCACAGCACAATCACGATGGCAAGTTATGCTGTGGTCAGATGAGGTTAATTGCTGCTAAATCCTCTTGAACTAACAGAACAATATCATATGCTGATGTGAATCTACTTAAGCTGAGGGATAACTTAATACTGACTGCGGAGCAATACTGGCAGAACAGATCCATGGGGAGAATCTGTGCAAGAGGAAGAGATTGCAGCCTTTTGAGGATATTTGGAAATGTTTCTTCTTTGTGTTGGCAAAGGAAGCCAGCATTTTCAACCTATTGTGAAATTTCAGTATTGGCTGCTACATTGAAGGTGCaagggtccccctgggggagaagagcggtatagaaaataaataaataaataaataaataaataatattcaggtaCAAGATCTCAAATAACTCAGGACCCACATCTGTAAAGGATTGCCTTCCCAGTTTTTTCCTGAGAGTTAAGAGAAGACAGGGAAGCTTTTCTTCTGACCTTTCGGAATTGTGTGGCTTGGTGGCAGCCACTCACTTTAGAGTTTCCTGTTATTGACAACGTGTCGATGGAACTGCTCTTTGGGGATCTAGTTGTCCCTCCCATAGTTGTTTTTCTGGCAATTGTTAAAAGCAAGACTTTCCCACAAACTTTCAGGCAACATGCCAGTGTCTGTTTTGTCTCGTATTGTTGCTTCTTTGAACTGCATTTACTTCAGACATTTGcaatttattattttagaaatcttactatatttcattttaactgtGCGTTTCTCCATGGATTATTGGCCATCCTGACCTTTTGCGATAAAAGGTGAAGTATAAATggactaggagccccggtggcgaagtgcgttaaagcactgagctggagagcGAAAGGTCCTGGGTTCAAACcgcgggagtggcatgagcggccgctgttagctccagctcctgccaacctagcagtttgaaaacatgccaatgtgagtagatcaataggtactgctctggcgggaaggtaagggcactccatgcagtcatgccggccacatgaccttggaggtgtctacggacaacgccggctctttggcttagaaatggatatgagcaccaacccccagagtcagacatgactggacttaacgtcaggggaaacctttacctttacctataaatggACTAAATCAGCAATATTCTACTGGACTTGGGTGTATTGCGAAATACAAAGCCATGTATTATTAATAAACCGATAGTGTGTTTTGTTACAATTGAACTCATTTGCATTATTAAAAATGAATCAATTTGGGGGGGGGACTGAGCAGGTTGTATTGAAGGAGCAATTGTTTTGAAGCATAAATAGAAttataaataaaagaataaatgaTCAACCTTCTCCTTTTTGTGATTCCTATTGCTAATTTTGGATCTCCTTTTGTTCAAGAAAAACTATCACTGGAAGGAATAGTGGTCCAGCGTGCAGAATGCCGGCCTGCAGCCAGTGAAAACTATATGAAGTTGAAAAGGTGAGTTTTGTGTTACCATGTCTGCTAGGACTATTGTGTGGTAGCTTGGAATAATATACATTTCTAGGATTCAGGAAAGAGCACCCTGCAGTGTCTTCCCCAGGAGTTTGCCAAACACAGCTTTCTGGGTCTTTTGTTGTTCATACTCTGCTATATTCTAAAGAAGGGGCTTGGACTGCTCAACACTTTGGCCCAGTCCACCCGCCCCAAATGGGCTTAATATCCTTTGGGAAAGACTGTCAAGGAGCTTTCTATGGAACTTGTATTTCACTCATGTTTGCAATATAGGGAATGATTCTTTATGCGCTTCTTCCTTAGATTTAAGTAGCTTTCTTCAGTATGCGTAGACTTTGAGAGACTCATCAGGTTACTGCAAAGCATCTGGGTCCCTATCACCATGGTGACCAGGCCATTATACTGTCTTGGCTGGCAGTGCTGCCTGGGTAACTGGTGCCATGCCATGGACCAGTTCTTCCAGCTGGCATTCTCGAGTTCCCTTTTTTAGCACCCCACATACCACTCCATCTAATCTGGACATATATTCTAATTAGGAGTAAGTCCGTTGCCATGCCGTGCCTAACATTTTGAATGTGTGAAAAATATTAGTTGTTGAGCTTGGATTATGCTCCTCCCAGTGTTCCAGATAATGCAGGGAAAGGAAAGACCTTGCAGTGTCCTCACATGGGGAAAGTTATTCCTAGGAGGTCAGTTTTTTCCCTGCTTTGCTCCGGATTGGACATACTTGTTGTTTTTTCAGCTGCTccatcctttttttccttctttctgggTCTTCCTTGTTTTCTTCCGTGCCTCCCCATGCCTCCAAAAGCTctcaatttttcattttcttcattttctgctCATCCTCCTTACCCTTCACCAATCCCTCTTTTTATTTTCTGGGAGTACAGAAAGATTAACTTGAAAAAAGGCAAGGGCTCATAGGACAAAGGGAAGTTTCTCTTGGTGATTCTTCCCTCCCAATGAAGATGGAGGGAAGAAGAATGCAAGAAACCAGCAGGAAGGGCTGTAGGGTGGCCAAGAAGCTTTGAGAGTGGTTGGGGGAGGGGAAACCTCATTATGTTGCTACCTTTCACATTGCATCGACCCAGGCCAAAACAAGTCAGGAACTGAGGGGGCAAACTAGCTGGACCAGAGAGGGGAATGAGGGAGTACTGGAAAGGAACTGTCACTTGCTTTAGCAGCCTGGCTCTGAGCAGTTATCATCCAGGATTGCCATGGTGGGAATGTTCACTACACAAGTGACCCTGGAACTCACTGCCAGATGGAGGATGGATGGGCACCTAATCGCTCTTTCAGATCTCAGTGGTGCATGATATTCCAAGGGACGGTTGAAGACCTTTTCCAGATTGGGGATGCTGGGAATGATCATACTCCAGTTTGAGCTCATATACTGAGACCATGTGGTGCTGCCGGTCACTATCTTGGCCATCTGAGTGGTAATAGCTTTAAGCGGAGCCAAGCAGTGGCTGTGGATGAAGCTTAAGTCTCTGGGCTTGAGGCAGCCACCCACCCAAagcctaaccccccccccccccaaaaaaaagaagtGCCGCAAAATGCTATTGCAACTAAACAGCATGGCCTGTGATATACACTTCTTTGTGGGGAGTCTTTTAATACTGATTCAGGGTATGGGAGAAGTGCAGAAA is a window from the Anolis carolinensis isolate JA03-04 chromosome 3, rAnoCar3.1.pri, whole genome shotgun sequence genome containing:
- the kctd4 gene encoding BTB/POZ domain-containing protein KCTD4; this encodes MQHSEHSHSIIILELNNSALRRNLYTKPKKRKARKAFLRMEHQTNRRETEDDKKGSDSESTDQGKNCKMSPITLNVGGYLYVTQKHTLCKYPDSYLERVVNGKILCPSDAEGHYFIDRDGLLFRHVLNFLRNGELLLPEGFKENQLLAQEAGFFQLKILADAVKSRWEKEQPASRETTFLEITDSHDRSQGLRIFCNAPDFISKIKSRIVLVSKSRLDGFPEEFSISSNIIQFKYFIKSENGTRLVLKEDNTFVCTLETLKFEAIMMALRCGFRLLTSLDCTKGSIVHSDALHFIK